CCTCTTTTAGCTGGCTCTGTTCTGATTCAAGTTCCTTGATATGCAAAGAAACAGTGCGGTACCTCGCGACTTTTTCTTCCACGCTCATTAACTTGTCCTCCTTTATTGCCATTTAATAGATTCATATGGCTGAAAGGGGAGAAATATTCTGGATATGGGGGCTGGCTGTTGGGTTAATTCCCTGCTTCGGGACCTTTATCACCGCTTCCATTGTAAATTTCCTGGTTCCGAGCTCCTTTTTTTCTTCACACAAAAATTGAAAAATCAACACAGTCCCTTTATGATGGGTTAAAACGAAAGAGTTACGCTGAAGGAAAATGGTTAGGAGAGATCATGTTGAAGAATTCCTTCCTCATCCTTTGCAGCGTTTTACTCATTGGGCTCCTTATGTCACAAGCCGTACAGGCATATGGAGAGCCGGTTACGGGAGGAGCAGAAAACAAAATGCTGACGATTGCTCATCGCGGGGCATCCGGGTATGCACCTGAAAATACGAAGGCTTCCTTTGACAAAGCAATAGAAATTGGAACAGACTGGATTGAATTTGATGTACAGCGTTCAAGGGACGGCGAATTGGTGGTTATTCACGATACGAGTGTCGACCGGACAACGAATGGAACCGGCGAGGTCAGAGATTTACATGCAGCCGACCTGAAAAAGCTAGATGCAGGCAGCTGGTTTTCTCCCGAATTTAAAGGGGAGGGGATTATGACCTTTTCGGAGGTGCTTGAGCGGTATAATGGGAAAGCTGGCATGCTGATTGAACTTAAAAGCCCTTCTCTTTATCCGGGTATTGAGCAGCAGGTAGCGGATGAGTTAGTGAAATATCCGCTTGCAGATAAAGTGGTTCAGTCTTTTGAGCAAGATTCAATGAAAAA
The Metabacillus sp. FJAT-52054 genome window above contains:
- a CDS encoding glycerophosphodiester phosphodiesterase family protein, coding for MKNSFLILCSVLLIGLLMSQAVQAYGEPVTGGAENKMLTIAHRGASGYAPENTKASFDKAIEIGTDWIEFDVQRSRDGELVVIHDTSVDRTTNGTGEVRDLHAADLKKLDAGSWFSPEFKGEGIMTFSEVLERYNGKAGMLIELKSPSLYPGIEQQVADELVKYPLADKVVQSFEQDSMKKMHAILPFVKIGVLMKYRPLGISGRQLEEISNYASFVNPNKKLVNRGLVQKIHALGMRITPYTVRDKASAAFLKSMEVDGMVTDYPDYVNEIK